Genomic window (Fretibacterium sp. OH1220_COT-178):
CACGCGACGGCAAGTTGGAACGGAAGATCGCCATCGTCACTGGGATAACGGACAATCGCTGGGTGGAAGTCCTCTCCGGAGACATCGGAAGCGGCGACACCCTGGTGATCAACGCCCTCGTCCCCGGAACCCCGCGTTCCCCGGGACGCAGGCCCTTCTAGCCATGCCCCTGATCGAGGTACAAAACCTGACCAAGGTCTATGCGACCGGAGACGTGGAGCTGCGCGCACTCGAGGGCGTCTCCTTTTCCGTCGATCGCGGCTCATTCGTCTGTGTGATGGGCCCCTCGGGATCGGGAAAATCCACTATGATGAACATCCTGGGATGCCTCGATGTGCCGACCTCAGGCAGCTATCGCTTGGACGGCATCGACATGGGAGACCGCAGCAAGGCGGAACTGGCGCAGATTCGCAACCAAAAACTGGGTTTTGTGTTTCAGGGGTTCAACCTTCTGCCCAGGGCAAACGCGACGGAAAACGTGGAGCTTCCGCTACTCTACCGGAACGTTCCCGCCGCAAAACGGCGCAAGGCCGCGATAGAGGCATTGGAACGCGTCGGACTGGGACACAGGCTCAATCATCGCCCCGCTCAGATGAGCGGGGGACAACAACAGCGCGTGGCCATTGCACGCGCTCTCGTCGCCCGGGCCTCCGTTATCCTCGCCGACGAACCGACGGGCAACCTGGATACGCAGACCAGCTCGGAGATCATGACGCTTTTCTCCGAACTCAATCAGGAGGGAATCACCCTCGTTCTGGTGACGCACGAACCGGACATCGCCGCTTGGGGGCACCGGATTCTGCATTTCCGCGACGGTCGCCTGATCGCCGACGATCCAGTCCCCCTGAAAGGGCATCCCGTCAACGA
Coding sequences:
- a CDS encoding ABC transporter ATP-binding protein; this encodes MPLIEVQNLTKVYATGDVELRALEGVSFSVDRGSFVCVMGPSGSGKSTMMNILGCLDVPTSGSYRLDGIDMGDRSKAELAQIRNQKLGFVFQGFNLLPRANATENVELPLLYRNVPAAKRRKAAIEALERVGLGHRLNHRPAQMSGGQQQRVAIARALVARASVILADEPTGNLDTQTSSEIMTLFSELNQEGITLVLVTHEPDIAAWGHRILHFRDGRLIADDPVPLKGHPVNEAE